A stretch of Fusarium poae strain DAOMC 252244 chromosome 2, whole genome shotgun sequence DNA encodes these proteins:
- the RAD15 gene encoding DNA-dependent ATPase of the nucleotide excision repair factor 4 complex (TransMembrane:1 (i12-34o)~BUSCO:5802at5125), which produces MKFNIEYGRLRPWCLICSHIPATCLCYFLTLGYIQNNMQTLDAGGHCVLEMPSGTGKTVSLLSLIVAYQQYMPEKRKLIYCSRTMSEIEKALVELKSLMKYRAEELGYEEEFRGLGLTSRKNLCLHPSVKREKSGSVVDARCRSLTAGFVKEKKERGENVDVCVYHDNLDLLEPHNLIPNGVWSFDDIIRYGEEQKQCPYFTARRMMQYCNVVIFSYHYLLDPKIAERVSKDFSKDCIVVFDEAHNIDNVCIESLSTDITEDSLRKATRGAQNLENKISQMRDTDQEQLQNEYQKLVQGLRDADEARQEDAFMANPALPEDLLKEAVPGNIRRAEHFIAFLKRFIEYLKTRMKVRQVISETPPSFLAHLREHTFIEKKPLRFCAERLTSLVRTLELTNIEDYQPLQEVATFATLVATYEKGFLLILEPFESDTAEVPNPVLHFTCLDAAIAIKPVFDRFYSVIITSGTISPLEIYPKMLDFSTVIQESYAMTLARRSFMPMIVTRGSDQASVSTSFQVRNEPSVVRNYGNLLTEFAKITPDGMVVFFPSYLYMESIISMWQGMGVLDEVWKYKLILVETPDAQETSLALETYRTACCNGRGAVLLCVARGKVSEGIDFDHQYGRTVLCIGVPFQYTESRILKARLQFLRETYRIKENDFLSFDAMRHAAQCLGRVLRGKDDYGIMVLADRRFQKKRTQLPKWINQGLQESDVNLSTDMAVSSARRFLRTMAQPFRAKDQEGISTWGYKDLMEHKEKMDLERIKELEEEAQRPQPAAQENNFEYDDDELDQDMMEMDGF; this is translated from the exons ATGAAGTTCAACATTGAGTACGGTCGCCTCCGTCCCTGGTGCCTCATTTGCTCACATATCCCAGCGACCTGCCTGTGCTATTTCCTTACCCTAGGATATATCCAG AACAATATGC AAACCCTGGACGCAGGGGGTCACTGTGTTCTAGAAATGCCTTCAGGGACAGGAAAGACAGTGTCTTTGTTGTCTCTGATCGTCGCCTACCAGCAATACATGCccgagaagaggaagctgaTCTACTGCTCTC GTACCATGTCCGAAATTGAGAAGGCGCTAGTCGAGTTGAAGTCTCTAATGAAGTACCGTGCTGAGGAGCTTGGATACGAGGAAGAATTCCGTGGCCTTGGTCTAACAAGTCGAAAGAATCTGTGCCTCCATCCTTCTGTCAAGCGGGAAAAGAGTGGTTCCGTCGTCGATGCCCGCTGTAGAAGTCTTACAGCCGGCTTtgtcaaggagaagaaggaacgTGGCGAGAACGTTGATGTCTGTGTGTATCACGAC AATCTCGACCTTTTGGAGCCTCACAATCTCATTCCCAACGGCGTCTGGTCTTTCGATGATATCATCCGATATGGCGAGGAGCAAAAGCAGTGCCCATACTTTACTGCACGACGAATG ATGCAATATTGCAACGTTGTCATCTTCTCATACCACTACCTCCTTGATCCCAAAATCGCTGAAAGGGTGTCAAAAGACTTCTCCAAGGACTGCATCGTCGTCTTTGACGAGGCTCACAACATCGACAACGTATGTATCGAGTCTCTGAGCACAGATATCACAGAAGACTCCTTGCGCAAGGCAACCAGGGGCGCTCAAAATCTAGAAAACAAGATATCGCAGATGCGTGACACAGATCAAGAACAGCTTCAAAACGAGTACCAGAAACTGGTGCAGGGGCTACGTGATGCTGATGAGGCACGTCAAGAGGATGCCTTTATGGCAAACCCTG CCCTTCCCGAAGACTTGCTCAAAGAAGCCGTTCCAGGAAATATCAGGAGAGCGGAGCACTTTATCGCTTTCTTGAAGAGATTCATCGAGTATCTCAAGACAAGGATGAAGGTTCGACAAGTCATTTCCGAAACACCACCTTCATTCCTTGCTCACTTGAGAGAACACACTTTTATCGAGAAGAAGCCATTGAGATTCTGTGCAGAGCGATTAACATCGCTGGTTCGGACATTGGAACTTACTAACATCGAGGATTACCAACCTCTACAAGAGGTAGCCACTTTCGCAACGTTGGTGGCTACCTATGAGAAGGGTTTCCTTCTCATCCTCGAACCTTTTGAATCAGATACTGCTGAAGTCCCCAACCCTGTGCTTCATTTCACCTGTCTTGATGCAGCCATCGCCATCAAGCCCGTCTTTGACAGATTCTACTCCGTCATCATCACATCCGGTACCATTTCTCCGCTCGAAATTTACCCCAAGATGCTAGATTTCTCGACAGTGATCCAAGAGTCGTACGCCATGACGTTGGCTCGCAGATCTTTCATGCCTATGATTGTTACCAGGGGAAGTGACCAGGCTTCTGTGTCAACCAGTTTCCAGGTCCGAAATGAACCAAGTGTGGTTAGAAACTATGGTAACCTGCTTACTGAATTTGCCAAGATCACACCTGACGGCATGGTTGTCTTCTTTCCTTCGTATCTTTACATGGAATCGATCATCAGTATGTGGCAGGGAATGGGCGTGCTCGACGAGGTCTGGAAATACAAGCTCATCCTGGTGGAAACACCTGATGCCCAAGAAACTTCGCTTGCTTTGGAAACATACCGCACAGCGTGCTGCAATGGCCGAGGCGCCGTATTGCTTTGCGTCGCCAGAGGAAAGGTTTCTGAAGGAATCGATTTCGACCACCAATATGGTCGTACTGTGCTGTGCATCGGAGTACCATTCCAGTACACCGAGTCCCGTATTCTCAAAGCGAGACTCCAGTTCTTGCGAGAAACATATCGCATCAAAGAAAACGACTTCCTATCCTTCGATGCCATGCGACACGCTGCCCAGTGTCTTGGACGAGTTCTACGTGGAAAAGATGACTACGGAATCATGGTTCTCGCCGACCGTCGTTTCCAGAAGAAGCGTACACAACTGCCCAAGTGGATCAACCAGGGTCTGCAAGAATCAGACGTTAACCTGAGCACTGATATGGCAGTCAGCAGCGCCAGACGATTCCTCCGAACCATGGCACAGCCATTCCGGGCCAAGGACCAAGAAGGTATCAGCACATGGGGCTACAAGGACTTGATGGAAcacaaagagaagatggacTTGGAGAGGATCAAGGAACTCGAAGAAGAGGCGCAGCGACCACAGCCTGCTGCGCAAGAAAACAATTTTGAGTATGATGACGACGAGCTAGACCAGGacatgatggagatggacgGCTTCTAG